Part of the Myxococcus fulvus genome, ACCTCCCGGCTCCCGATGACCGGCACCTGGACCAGCAGGTCCTCTCCGGCATCAAGCGCCTGTTCACCCAGGGAGTCGACGGCGATGTGCTCGTCTTCCTCCCTGGCGCCGGGGAAATCCGCCGCACCCGCGACGCCTGCGCCGAGTTCGCCGAACGCCACGACACCGACGTCCTCCCCCTCCACGGAGACCTGTCCCCCGCGGAGCAGGACCGCGCCGTGCGCAGGAGCTCGCGCCGGAAGATCATCCTCTCCACCAACGTGGCCGAGACCTCCGTCACCATCGACGGCGTCGCCGTGGTCATCGACACGGGCCTCGCGCGAGTGGCCAGCCACTCGCCCTGGTCCGGACTCCCCACCCTCAAGCTGTCCAAGGTCAGCCGCGCCTCCGCCGTGCAGCGCGCGGGCCGCGCCGGCCGCACACGCGCCGGACACTGCCTGCGCCTCTACACCCAGCACGACTTCGACGGACGCCCGGAACAGGATGCGCCGGAGATCCGCCGCATGGACCTGGCGGAGACCATCCTGTCCCTTCGCGCCGCGGGCGTGACCGACTTGAACGCCTTCCCCTTCTTCGAGCCGCCCCCGGCCGCCTCGCTCGACGCGGCGGAGACGCTGCTTCGTCGCCTCGGCGCGGTGGACGCCAAGGGCAGTGTCACCGACGTGGGCCAGCGACTCCTGCGCTTCCCCGTCCACCCGCGCCAGGCTCGCATCATCGTCGAAGGTGAGCGACGCGGCGTCGGCGCCGACGCGGCCACCCTCGCGGCCCTCATGGGCGAGCGCGACATCCGCCGCGAGGCTCGCGCCAACCTCGGCGGTGGCCAGCGCGCCGCCGCCGTCGTCAGCGGCCCCTCGGACCTGCTCGAGCTCCTCGAGCGCTTCCGCGAAGCCGAGCGCTCCAACTTCTCCTCCGGACGCCTCCACTCCCTCTCGCTCGAACAGGGCGCGGTGCAGTCCGTCGACCGCGTGCAGAAGCAGCTCCGCCGCGCCGTGCGAAGCCAGGGCGAGCGCCCGCACCGCCCCGAGGACGTCGAACAGGCCCTCATGCTCAGCGTCCTCGCGGGCTACCCGGACCGCGTCGCGCGACGTCGCCGTCCCCGCGCGCCCGAGCTGCTGCTCTTCGGCGGCGGTACCGCGTCCCTCTCCGAGCTGAGCGTCGTCCAGGACGCGGACCTGATGGTCGCCGCGGACGCGGAGGAGCGCCCCGGACGCGGCGCCGTGGTGCGACTGGCCAGCGCCGTGGAGCCCGAGTGGCTGCTGGACCTCTACCCGGAGACGCTCGAGGAGGTGGACACCCTCCAGTGGAACGCCGAGGCGCGCCGCGTGGAGCGCCTCACCCGCCTCTCCTACGGCAACCTCGTCCTCGAGGAGACCCGCACGCCCGCGCCCGCCTCCGAGGCCACCGCGCGTGTCCTCGTCGAAGCCGCGCTCGCAGCCGGCCCCGGCCGCTTCGCGGAACCCGAGGCCCTGGAGCAATGGCGCACCCGCGTGGCCCTGCTCGCCCAGGCCTTCCCCGAGGCGAAGTTCCCCACCGTCGACGACACCTTCCTGCGCGATGCGCTCGCGTCCCTGTGCTCGGACGCGCGCAGCTTCAAGGACCTGGAGGGCGTCTCCCTGCTCGACGCGCTCTACGCGCGCCTCACCTCGGAGCAGCAGCGACTGCTCGCCACGCACGCCCCCGAGCGCGTCACCCTTCCGGGCGGCCGGGGCGTCAAGGTGAACTACGAGCCGGGCAAGCCGCCCTGGGTGGAGTCACGGCTCCAGGACTTCTTCGGGATGGCCCAGGGACCCAGCGTGTGCGCGGGCCGCGTGCCGCTGGTGCTCCACCTGCTCGCGCCCAACATGCGCGCCGTGCAGGTGACGACCGACCTGGCGGGTTTCTGGGAGCGACACTACCCGGCGCTGCGCAAGGAGCTGGGGCGCAAGTACCCGCGCCACTCGTGGCCGGAGGACCCCAGGCACGCGCAGCCGCCCGCGCCCCGTCCTCCGCGCCGCTGAAACGGGGGCCACCTAGAAGCGCTTGCGCATCTCCAGGTGGTCGATGCCGCCCTCGAGGAACACGGTGCCGACCTCGGTGTAGCCGTGCTTCTTGTAGAACTCGAGCGCGTAGAGCTGCGCGTGCAGCATGATGCCCTTGACCCCACGGCGGACCGCTTCCGCCTCCAGGGTCGTCAAGAGCACCGAGCCCACGCGGGCCTTGCGATGCGCCTGCAGCACCGCCATGCGCCCCACCTGCCCCCACGGGCCCTGCTCACCCTCGGGCGCTTGGGGCAGCATCACCAGCCGCCCCGTGCCGATGGCATGACCGCCCTGGTGGGCGATGACGTGGTACGCGTTCGCGTCCTCGGCGTCGCGCTCGATGCCCTCGGGGACGTGCTGCTCCTCGATGAACACCACCTCGCGGATGGCGAGCGCCTGCATGAGCTCCGCCTCGTCCCGGATCTGGGTGACGGTGACGGGCGCGGAAATGTCCGTGGAACTGGCCATGTCGAAACCAAGGTACACAAAAGGCAGCGAGGTCAACAGGCGGAAAAGCACCCCGGACATGTCAAGGTCCCAACCGTCCATGAGCCCCCGCCCCGTCGCCAGCCGCCTGCCGCTGGCGGGCTTCTACTTCCTCTACTTCGCCGCGGTGGGCATCGTCCTCCCGTTCCTGCCCGCCTGGTTCAAGTCGCTGTCGCTGTCCGCGACGCAGGTGGGGCTGCTCCTGTGCCTCAGCCCCCTCGCCTCCCTGCTCGTTCCGCCGATGTGGGGACACCTCGCCGACCGCACCGGCCGTGCGTCCCGGGTCCTCACCGTCCTGGCGCTCGGCGCGGCGCTCGCCTTCGCGCTCGTGGGCCGCGCGCGGACCTTCGACACGCTCGTGCCGGCCATGGCGCTGTACGCGTGCTTCGTCTGCGCCTTCACGCCCCTCATGGACAGCCTCACCCTGCACCATGTCGCGCGCACCGGTGACAGCTTCGCGCACGTGCGGCTCTTCGGCTCCGTGGGCTTCATCGCGTCCACGGTGCTCTTCGGCTGGCTGGTCACCGGCGTGAACGAGTGGGTGGTCCTGGTCCCGCTCGCGCTGCTGTCCGCGCTCGTGCCCTGGAGCTTCACCCTGCGGGACACGGCCGCGCCGAGCCGGGGACTGAGCCCGCTGGCGGGCCTGGCGCTCTTGCGTCACCCGGACCTGCGCTGGCTGCTCGCCGCCACCAGCCTGCACTGGATGGCGTGCGCGCCCTTCCACGGCACCTTCTCCATCCACGTCATGTCGCTGGGCCTGACGCCCGCGGTGGTCGGCACCGTGGCGGGCATCGGCGTCATCGCGGAGGTGGCGGTGATGGCGTTCTACTCGCGCGTGGCCGGCGACACCGCGCCGCGCGTCGTGCTGGCGGTGGCCTTCGTGGCGAGCGCGGTGCGCTGGGGCGGCATGGCCCTGGTGTCGTCCGCCGAGGGCATGGTGCTGATAGCGCCCCTGCACGGAATGACCTTCGGCGCGTTCTATGTGGCCAGCGTGGCGTTCCTGTCGCGACGCGTGCCCCCGGAGCTGCGCGCGTCCGGACAGGCGCTGTTCGCGGCGTTCACCTTCGGACTCGGCGGACTGGTGGGCTACCTGTCGTCGGGGGTGGGCTACGACTGGCTCGGCGGGCATCGGCTCTTCGCGGTGGCGTGCGTGGTGGAGCTGGTCGCCGCGGGCCTGGTGCTGCGGGCGTCCGCCGTGCCCGCCCCTCTCTCCACGACGAGCCCGGGGTGATAGGCTGCCGGGTGATGCGTACCGCCCGACTGCTCGTCCTCGCCCTGGGGCTGCTGGCCAGCCCCGCACTCGCCCAGCCCGAGTTCTTCTTCGGCACCGGAGAGGCTCCCGTCTTCCGCGAGGAGGCCATCGACAAACGCTTCCTGCGCACGCGCCTGTTCCAGGCCCTGGACCAGGGCACCGCGGACGCCAACTGCGCGCAGGTGGTGGGCGCGTACCTGACGCTGCTCGGCGAGGTGGGCACGCAGTTCCACAAGCGCGACGAGAACTTCATGCTGGACCCGGCGCTCGTGCAGGCGCTGAACACCCAGCTGGTGACGGACCGCTTCCCGGGCAACAGCTACTTCGTCACCATGGTGCGACGGGTGCTCATCGACAAGCAGCTGCGCCCCGACTGGTTGAAGACGGCCGAGTCGCTCGTCCCCTACTACCCCGCCATCGACATGGCGAGGCTGCGCTTCCTCGCCGACGGCACGAAGCCGGTGGACAGCTTCCTGCTCACGCTGCCGGTGCTGCGAGAGCGGTACAAGGAGGAGGTCCAGCGGGTGAACTCGGTGGCCGTCTCCACCGCCGAGGCCCTGTTCCGCGACAACTACCTGGACCACGAGCT contains:
- the hrpB gene encoding ATP-dependent helicase HrpB, with the translated sequence MADAALPIDPLLPEIVSTLRGARSLVLEAPPGAGKTTRVPRALLEAGLGAGKEIVVLQPRRLPTRLAAQRVSEEIGERVGETVGYQVRFEDVRSAKTRMSFVTEGVLGRRLLSDPTLRDVGIVVLDEFHERHLSADISLAMLRRLQETRRPDLKLVVMSATLEAEPVRAYLGGCPSLRSQGRRFDVSVEYLPAPDDRHLDQQVLSGIKRLFTQGVDGDVLVFLPGAGEIRRTRDACAEFAERHDTDVLPLHGDLSPAEQDRAVRRSSRRKIILSTNVAETSVTIDGVAVVIDTGLARVASHSPWSGLPTLKLSKVSRASAVQRAGRAGRTRAGHCLRLYTQHDFDGRPEQDAPEIRRMDLAETILSLRAAGVTDLNAFPFFEPPPAASLDAAETLLRRLGAVDAKGSVTDVGQRLLRFPVHPRQARIIVEGERRGVGADAATLAALMGERDIRREARANLGGGQRAAAVVSGPSDLLELLERFREAERSNFSSGRLHSLSLEQGAVQSVDRVQKQLRRAVRSQGERPHRPEDVEQALMLSVLAGYPDRVARRRRPRAPELLLFGGGTASLSELSVVQDADLMVAADAEERPGRGAVVRLASAVEPEWLLDLYPETLEEVDTLQWNAEARRVERLTRLSYGNLVLEETRTPAPASEATARVLVEAALAAGPGRFAEPEALEQWRTRVALLAQAFPEAKFPTVDDTFLRDALASLCSDARSFKDLEGVSLLDALYARLTSEQQRLLATHAPERVTLPGGRGVKVNYEPGKPPWVESRLQDFFGMAQGPSVCAGRVPLVLHLLAPNMRAVQVTTDLAGFWERHYPALRKELGRKYPRHSWPEDPRHAQPPAPRPPRR
- a CDS encoding GNAT family N-acetyltransferase, which encodes MASSTDISAPVTVTQIRDEAELMQALAIREVVFIEEQHVPEGIERDAEDANAYHVIAHQGGHAIGTGRLVMLPQAPEGEQGPWGQVGRMAVLQAHRKARVGSVLLTTLEAEAVRRGVKGIMLHAQLYALEFYKKHGYTEVGTVFLEGGIDHLEMRKRF
- a CDS encoding MFS transporter, with protein sequence MSPRPVASRLPLAGFYFLYFAAVGIVLPFLPAWFKSLSLSATQVGLLLCLSPLASLLVPPMWGHLADRTGRASRVLTVLALGAALAFALVGRARTFDTLVPAMALYACFVCAFTPLMDSLTLHHVARTGDSFAHVRLFGSVGFIASTVLFGWLVTGVNEWVVLVPLALLSALVPWSFTLRDTAAPSRGLSPLAGLALLRHPDLRWLLAATSLHWMACAPFHGTFSIHVMSLGLTPAVVGTVAGIGVIAEVAVMAFYSRVAGDTAPRVVLAVAFVASAVRWGGMALVSSAEGMVLIAPLHGMTFGAFYVASVAFLSRRVPPELRASGQALFAAFTFGLGGLVGYLSSGVGYDWLGGHRLFAVACVVELVAAGLVLRASAVPAPLSTTSPG